Proteins from one Dermacentor variabilis isolate Ectoservices chromosome 1, ASM5094787v1, whole genome shotgun sequence genomic window:
- the LOC142572663 gene encoding uncharacterized protein LOC142572663, translating into MKTIVLVLASLVATMTSGVQGGYDINALHALSAVNAGHGGGGGGGGGYGGGYGGHGVPIVRVGYVKKPYVSIGYVPKKVVKFVKVPVKTVGIGIRPVLTYKVAHQVKVGHPYFGYGHGYGHGYGHGHGYGGHGYGKGISIGFGGHGLGIGLGHGYGGYGHGGYGHGYGGYGHGFGHGYGHGHGGYGGYGHGFW; encoded by the exons ATGAAGACGATC GTGCTCGTCTTAGCATCGCTAGTAGCGACGATGACCAGCGGTGTGCAAGGTGGATATGACATCAACGCGCTACACGCCCTGAGCGCCGTCAACGCCGGTCAtggaggcggcggcggtggtggcggcggctaCGGAGGAGGCTACGGTGGTCACGGGGTCCCCATTGTCAGAGTCGGCTACGTCAAGAAACCCTACGTGTCTATCG GCTATGTGCCCAAGAAGGTGGTGAAGTTTGTCAAAGTGCCCGTCAAGACCGTCGGCATTGGCATTAGGCCTGTGCTAACCTACAAAGTTGCCCATCAGGTCAAGGTTGGTCACCCATACTTTGGATATGGACACGGCTATGGGCATGGCTATGGACACGGCCATGGCTATGGTGGTCACGGATACGGCAAGGGTATCAGCATCGGCTTTGGAGGTCACGGCCTCGGCATTGGTCTTGGACACGGATATGGTGGCTACGGACATGGCGGTTATGGTCATGGTTACGGCGGTTACGGACATGGATTCGGCCACGGCTACGGCCACGGGCATGGTGGCTACGGTGGCTACGGACATGGTTTCTGGTGA